The Candidatus Dadabacteria bacterium region ACTCCACTTCCGCATCTATCATTCCCACAAAAGGTTTTACAGCATACTGTCTGACGGAAGGAGTGTAGGGACGCACGAAATCCATTTCCCCGAGAATCTCTGCTTCCTTCCCGGCGTCAAAACCAAGCTCCTCTCCAGCTTCCCTAAAAGCCGTATCAAGAAGAGTCGCGTCACTTTGCTTTTTCTTTCCCCCCGGAAAGGCTACGTGACCAGAAAAAGCATCATCCCTGTATTCGGTTCTTCTTATAAACCATATTCCATAATCTCCGCCCCGCTCGCAGACCATAACCAGCACGGCGGATGCCAGAAGCCCCTCTTCAGGATCAAGCCGGGTTCCCGGATGGTCCAAGACCTTTCTTATTTCTTCTCTTATGTCCATCAGAAAAACTCTTACGGGTTAAGGGTCACTATAACACTCC contains the following coding sequences:
- a CDS encoding CoA pyrophosphatase translates to MDIREEIRKVLDHPGTRLDPEEGLLASAVLVMVCERGGDYGIWFIRRTEYRDDAFSGHVAFPGGKKKQSDATLLDTAFREAGEELGFDAGKEAEILGEMDFVRPYTPSVRQYAVKPFVGMIDAEVEFVPNYEVSEFFCVPVSHLVNPKNRDVRERKRDGKIIDDYVFAYRNHIIWGLTGRILNEFFKKTSECFPG